Proteins co-encoded in one Perca flavescens isolate YP-PL-M2 chromosome 11, PFLA_1.0, whole genome shotgun sequence genomic window:
- the LOC114563916 gene encoding galactose-specific lectin nattectin-like, which yields MTSVFPLALLLCLSSGLLTAYVSTPCPPGWRQFGSRCFGFHMQTKTWINAEIFCQNAGGHLASIHSAAEHGFIRSLINQVSGANTQAWLGGSDAVQVFMWLWTDGSQFDYTSWAAGEPNNFRGGEFCLLMNWNGNSWNDGTCNSRLPFVCSKNL from the exons ATGACATCAGTCTTTCCATTAGCTTTGTTGCTCTGTTTGTCCAGTGGACTGTTGACTGCATATGTAAGTACAC CCTGCCCTCCTGGTTGGAGACAGTTTGGCTCTCGCTGTTTCGGTTTCCACATGCAGACAAAGACCTGGATCAATGCAGAG ATTTTCTGCCAGAACGCTGGTGGGCATCTTGCCTCCATCCACTCAGCTGCTGAACATGGATTCATCAGAAGCCTAATTAACCAAGTGTCCGGCGCAAACACACAGGCCTGGCTCGGAGGCAGTGATGCAGTGCAG GTGTTTATGTGGTTGTGGACTGATGGATCCCAATTTGACTACACAAGCTGGGCTGCGGGGGAGCCTAACAACTTCCGTGGAGGGGAGTTCTGTCTTCTGATGAACtggaatg GAAACTCCTGGAACGACGGGACTTGTAACTCCCGGCTTCCTTTCGTGTGCTCCAAGAACCTGTAA